In Nicotiana tabacum cultivar K326 chromosome 17, ASM71507v2, whole genome shotgun sequence, one DNA window encodes the following:
- the LOC107776522 gene encoding two-component response regulator ORR3-like: MAQVATMDHQFHVLAVDDSIIDRKLIERLLKTSSYQVTVVDSGSKALEYLGLSSDENEGVEIDHSHVREVGINLIITDYSMPGMTGYDLLRKIKGSSSLKDIPVIIMSSENVPSRINRCLEEGAEEFFLKPLQQSDVNRIKPHLMREKRQKVTPNSLKRKAMVECISPEKTRKYNNLCGIFWQNICE; this comes from the exons ATGGCTCAAGTTGCAACAATGGATCATCAGTTTCATGTTCTAGCTGTTGATGATAGTATTATTGATAGAAAACTCATTGAAAGGCTCCTCAAGACTTCTTCTTACCAAG TTACTGTTGTGGATTCTGGGAGCAAGGCTCTAGAGTATCTTGGATTGTCAAGTGATGAGAATGAAGGAGTAGAAATTGACCATTCTCATGTAAGAGAAGTTGGAATCAATTTGATTATAACAGATTATAGCATGCCTGGAATGACTGGTTATGACCTCTTGAGAAAGAttaag GGATCATCATCTTTGAAAGACATTCCAGTAATAATTATGTCTTCAGAAAATGTTCCTTCAAGAATTAATAGATGTTTGGAAGAAGGAGCTGAAGAATTTTTCCTAAAGCCACTCCAACAATCAGATGTGAATAGAATTAAGCCCCATTTAATGAGGGAGAAAAGACAGAAAGTAACTCCAAATAGTCTCAAAAGAAAGGCCATGGTAGAATGCATATCTCCTGAGAAAACAAGAAAATACAACAATTTGTGTGGCATCTTTTGGCAGAACATTTGTGAGTAA